The Setaria italica strain Yugu1 chromosome IX, Setaria_italica_v2.0, whole genome shotgun sequence genome has a window encoding:
- the LOC101771878 gene encoding protein STRUBBELIG-RECEPTOR FAMILY 6 isoform X1 yields MARRRRGGGGGTVGAPWLVLLLLGCCGGGIWPRGRIFAAADTDPSDLNVLNTLFTSLNSPGQLNGWQANGGDPCGQSWKGITCSGSGVTKILLSNLGLSGNLAYNMNNLGSLVELDMSQNSLGGGSQIQYNLPYMKLERLNLAGNQFGGNLPYSISTMTNLKYLNLNHNQLQGNISDVFSSLYSLTDVDLSFNSLTGDLPQSFTGLSSLKHLYERMPVHLFSSPIHISLELFCINPFLFFLRYLQNNQFTGYINVLANLPLEALNVANNRFTGWIPSQLKKINSIQTDGNSWSTGPAPPPPPYTAPPPPNRRNSPDGSSSSGGKSGIGGGGVAGIIISLLVVGAVVAFFLIKRRKRKAAKAEHYEQHQPFTSFPSNEIKDMKPIDESTTVDIESLASPASISLKPPPKIERHKSFDDDDFSNRPVAKKSNITPIKATVYSVADLQVATDSFSFDNLVGEGTFGRVYRAQFNDGKVLAIKKLDSTVMPFQSSDDFAELVSNISKLHHPNLNELVGYCMEHGQHLLVYDFHRNGSLHDLLHLSDDYSKPLSWNSRVKIALGSARALEYLHEICSPSIIHKNFKSSNILLDSEFNPHVSDAGLASFIPDAEFQAAEQSAGYTAPEVDMTGQYTLKSDVYSFGVVMLELLTGRRPFDSSRPRSEQSLVRWATPQLHDIDALDRMVDPALKGLYPAKSLSRFADVLALCVQPEPEFRPPMSEVVQALVRLVQRANMTKRMLDGDTSRRPDDQDQDFI; encoded by the exons atggcgaggaggaggaggggaggcggtggcgggacGGTGGGCGCGCCATGgctggtgctgctgctcctgggatgctgcggcggcggcatttGGCCACGCGGACGGATCTTCGCTGCTGCCGACACGGACCCCAGCGATC TTAATGTCCTCAATACACTCTTTACTAGTCTGAATTCTCCTGGGCAGCTCAATGGTTGGCAGGCAAATGGTGGTGATCCTTGTGGCCAGTCATGGAAGGGCATCACTTGCTCAGGATCAGGGGTCACTAAAAT CCTATTGTCGAACTTGGGACTCTCCGGAAATTTGGCCTACAACATGAATAACTTGGGTTCATTAGTTGAGCT TGACATGAGCCAAAACAGTCTTGGTGGTGGGAGCCAAATACAGTACAATCTTCCCTATATGAAGCTTGAGAGACT CAATCTTGCAGGAAATCAGTTTGGTGGAAATTTACCCTACTCGATTTCGACAATGACTAATCTTAAGTATTT AAACCTTAACCATAACCAATTACAAGGAAACATCAGCGATGTATTTTCCAGCCTTTATAGTTTGACAGATGT GGATCTCTCCTTTAATTCTCTTACGGGTGATCTTCCACAAAGTTTCACTGGATTGTCAAGCCTGAAACATTTGTATGAAAGGATGCCTGTGCATTTATTTTCATCTCCTATACACATCTCATTAGAACTTTTTTGCATTAAcccattccttttttttctcagaTATTTGCAGAACAATCAATTTACTGGTTATATCAATGTCCTAGCGAATCTCCCCCTTGAAGCTCT GAATGTTGCGAACAACCGTTTCACTGGTTGGATTCCTAGTCAACTTAAGAAGATAAACAGTATACA GACTGACGGAAATTCTTGGAGCACAGGaccagcgccaccgccacctccatatacagcgccgcctcctccgaaCCGTAGGAACAGCCCAGATGGTTCATCAAGTTCTGGTGGAAAATCTGGGATAGGTGGTGGAGGTGTGGCTGGAATTATCATATCATTGCTGGTTGTTGGAGCAGTTGTTGCGTTCTTTctaataaaaagaagaaaacgcAAAGCTGCTAAGGCAGAACACTATGAACAGCACCAGCCATTCACTTCCTTTCCCTCAAACGAAATTAAAG ACATGAAGCCTATTGATGAGTCTACCACAGTAGACATAGAGTCTTTGGCTTCACCTGCTTCCATTAGTCTGAAACCGCCCCCGAAGATAGAACGCCACAAATcgtttgatgatgatgatttttcAAACAGGCCTGTTGCAAAGAAAAGCAATATAACACCTATAAAGGCGACTGTTTATTCAGTTGCAGATCTACAGGTGGCAACAGACAGCTTCAGCTTCGACAACCTTGTTGGAGAGGGTACTTTTGGACGTGTTTACAGGGCACAGTTCAATGATGGAAAG GTTCTGGCCATCAAGAAATTAGACAGCACTGTGATGCCATTCCAATCATCTGATGACTTTGCTGAACTGGTCTCTAATATCTCAAAATTGCACCATCCAAATCTAAATGAGCTTGTGGGCTATTGTATGGAACACGGGCAACACTTGCTTGTGTATGATTTCCACAGGAATGGATCGCTTCATGATCTACTTCACCTTTCAGACGATTACAGCAAGCCACTTAGTTGGAATTCTCGTGTCAAGATCGCACTCGGCTCTGCCCGTGCACTAGA GTATCTTCATGAAATATGTTCTCCATCCATCATCCATAAGAATTTCAAGTCATCAAACATTTTGCTGGACTCGGAATTCAATCCACATGTTTCAGATGCTGGACTTGCAAGCTTTATTCCTGATGCTGAATTCCAG GCAGCAGAACAAAGTGCGGGATACACTGCCCCAGAGGTGGACATGACCGGTCAGTACACCCTCAAAAGTGATGTCTACAGCTTTGGAGTTGTCATGCTTGAGCTATTGACGGGACGGAGACCATTTGACAG CTCTAGACCCAGGTCAGAGCAGTCACTTGTGCGGTGGGCGACCCCCCAGCTGCATGACATTGACGCGTTGGACAGGATGGTTGATCCTGCACTCAAGGGTCTATACCCAGCCAAATCTCTATCTCGATTTGCTGATGTGCTCGCACTATGTGTCCAG CCTGAACCTGAATTCAGGCCACCAATGTCAGAGGTGGTGCAAGCACTGGTTCGACTTGTGCAGAGGGCAAACATGACAAAGAGAATGCTCGATGGAGATACTTCTCGCCGACCAGATGACCAAGACCAAGATTTCATATGA
- the LOC101771878 gene encoding protein STRUBBELIG-RECEPTOR FAMILY 6 isoform X2: MARRRRGGGGGTVGAPWLVLLLLGCCGGGIWPRGRIFAAADTDPSDLNVLNTLFTSLNSPGQLNGWQANGGDPCGQSWKGITCSGSGVTKILLSNLGLSGNLAYNMNNLGSLVELDMSQNSLGGGSQIQYNLPYMKLERLNLAGNQFGGNLPYSISTMTNLKYLNLNHNQLQGNISDVFSSLYSLTDVDLSFNSLTGDLPQSFTGLSSLKHLYLQNNQFTGYINVLANLPLEALNVANNRFTGWIPSQLKKINSIQTDGNSWSTGPAPPPPPYTAPPPPNRRNSPDGSSSSGGKSGIGGGGVAGIIISLLVVGAVVAFFLIKRRKRKAAKAEHYEQHQPFTSFPSNEIKDMKPIDESTTVDIESLASPASISLKPPPKIERHKSFDDDDFSNRPVAKKSNITPIKATVYSVADLQVATDSFSFDNLVGEGTFGRVYRAQFNDGKVLAIKKLDSTVMPFQSSDDFAELVSNISKLHHPNLNELVGYCMEHGQHLLVYDFHRNGSLHDLLHLSDDYSKPLSWNSRVKIALGSARALEYLHEICSPSIIHKNFKSSNILLDSEFNPHVSDAGLASFIPDAEFQAAEQSAGYTAPEVDMTGQYTLKSDVYSFGVVMLELLTGRRPFDSSRPRSEQSLVRWATPQLHDIDALDRMVDPALKGLYPAKSLSRFADVLALCVQPEPEFRPPMSEVVQALVRLVQRANMTKRMLDGDTSRRPDDQDQDFI, encoded by the exons atggcgaggaggaggaggggaggcggtggcgggacGGTGGGCGCGCCATGgctggtgctgctgctcctgggatgctgcggcggcggcatttGGCCACGCGGACGGATCTTCGCTGCTGCCGACACGGACCCCAGCGATC TTAATGTCCTCAATACACTCTTTACTAGTCTGAATTCTCCTGGGCAGCTCAATGGTTGGCAGGCAAATGGTGGTGATCCTTGTGGCCAGTCATGGAAGGGCATCACTTGCTCAGGATCAGGGGTCACTAAAAT CCTATTGTCGAACTTGGGACTCTCCGGAAATTTGGCCTACAACATGAATAACTTGGGTTCATTAGTTGAGCT TGACATGAGCCAAAACAGTCTTGGTGGTGGGAGCCAAATACAGTACAATCTTCCCTATATGAAGCTTGAGAGACT CAATCTTGCAGGAAATCAGTTTGGTGGAAATTTACCCTACTCGATTTCGACAATGACTAATCTTAAGTATTT AAACCTTAACCATAACCAATTACAAGGAAACATCAGCGATGTATTTTCCAGCCTTTATAGTTTGACAGATGT GGATCTCTCCTTTAATTCTCTTACGGGTGATCTTCCACAAAGTTTCACTGGATTGTCAAGCCTGAAACATTT aTATTTGCAGAACAATCAATTTACTGGTTATATCAATGTCCTAGCGAATCTCCCCCTTGAAGCTCT GAATGTTGCGAACAACCGTTTCACTGGTTGGATTCCTAGTCAACTTAAGAAGATAAACAGTATACA GACTGACGGAAATTCTTGGAGCACAGGaccagcgccaccgccacctccatatacagcgccgcctcctccgaaCCGTAGGAACAGCCCAGATGGTTCATCAAGTTCTGGTGGAAAATCTGGGATAGGTGGTGGAGGTGTGGCTGGAATTATCATATCATTGCTGGTTGTTGGAGCAGTTGTTGCGTTCTTTctaataaaaagaagaaaacgcAAAGCTGCTAAGGCAGAACACTATGAACAGCACCAGCCATTCACTTCCTTTCCCTCAAACGAAATTAAAG ACATGAAGCCTATTGATGAGTCTACCACAGTAGACATAGAGTCTTTGGCTTCACCTGCTTCCATTAGTCTGAAACCGCCCCCGAAGATAGAACGCCACAAATcgtttgatgatgatgatttttcAAACAGGCCTGTTGCAAAGAAAAGCAATATAACACCTATAAAGGCGACTGTTTATTCAGTTGCAGATCTACAGGTGGCAACAGACAGCTTCAGCTTCGACAACCTTGTTGGAGAGGGTACTTTTGGACGTGTTTACAGGGCACAGTTCAATGATGGAAAG GTTCTGGCCATCAAGAAATTAGACAGCACTGTGATGCCATTCCAATCATCTGATGACTTTGCTGAACTGGTCTCTAATATCTCAAAATTGCACCATCCAAATCTAAATGAGCTTGTGGGCTATTGTATGGAACACGGGCAACACTTGCTTGTGTATGATTTCCACAGGAATGGATCGCTTCATGATCTACTTCACCTTTCAGACGATTACAGCAAGCCACTTAGTTGGAATTCTCGTGTCAAGATCGCACTCGGCTCTGCCCGTGCACTAGA GTATCTTCATGAAATATGTTCTCCATCCATCATCCATAAGAATTTCAAGTCATCAAACATTTTGCTGGACTCGGAATTCAATCCACATGTTTCAGATGCTGGACTTGCAAGCTTTATTCCTGATGCTGAATTCCAG GCAGCAGAACAAAGTGCGGGATACACTGCCCCAGAGGTGGACATGACCGGTCAGTACACCCTCAAAAGTGATGTCTACAGCTTTGGAGTTGTCATGCTTGAGCTATTGACGGGACGGAGACCATTTGACAG CTCTAGACCCAGGTCAGAGCAGTCACTTGTGCGGTGGGCGACCCCCCAGCTGCATGACATTGACGCGTTGGACAGGATGGTTGATCCTGCACTCAAGGGTCTATACCCAGCCAAATCTCTATCTCGATTTGCTGATGTGCTCGCACTATGTGTCCAG CCTGAACCTGAATTCAGGCCACCAATGTCAGAGGTGGTGCAAGCACTGGTTCGACTTGTGCAGAGGGCAAACATGACAAAGAGAATGCTCGATGGAGATACTTCTCGCCGACCAGATGACCAAGACCAAGATTTCATATGA